A genomic stretch from Acinonyx jubatus isolate Ajub_Pintada_27869175 chromosome E2, VMU_Ajub_asm_v1.0, whole genome shotgun sequence includes:
- the PRODH2 gene encoding hydroxyproline dehydrogenase isoform X2 yields MLQAWSQRLLGSRLSGAFLRASVYGQFVAGETAEEVRGCVRQLQALGLRPLLAVPTEEEPDSAVKTGEAWYEGNLSAMLRCVDLSRGLLETPGPTGNILMQLKVTALTSTRLCKELTTWIRRPGASLELSPERLAEAMDSGQDLQVSCLNAEQNRHLQASLGRLHRVVQHARAQHVRLLVDAEYTFLNPALSLLVDALAMRWNSPSEGGPWVWNTYQAYLQDTHERLRLAAEAADRAGLAFGVKLVRGAYLDKERAMARHQGTEDPTQPDYEATNRSYSRCLELMLTHVSHRGPMCHLMVASHNEESVRQATKRMWELGIPLDGPVCFGQLLGMCDHVSLALGQAGYAVYKSIPYGSLEEVIPYLIRRAQENRSVLHGARREQKLLSQELRRRLLGRGLRVPH; encoded by the exons ATG CTCCAGGCCTGGTCTCAGCGGCTCCTGGGCTCCCGGCTCTCGGGCGCATTTCTCCGAGCATCTGTCTACGGGCAGTTTGTAGCTGGTGAGACAGCAGAGGAGGTGAGGGGCTGCGTCCGgcagctccaggccctgggcctcCGGCCCCTGCTGGCCGTGCCCACTGAGGAGGAGCCCGACTCAGCTGTCAAGACTGG CGAGGCCTGGTATGAGGGGAACCTCAGTGCTATGCTTCGGTGTGTGGACCTGTCACGAGGCCTCCTGGAGACCCCTGGCCCGACTGGGAACATCCTTATGCAGCTGAAGGTGACGGCGCTGACCAGCACTCGGCTCTGT AAGGAGCTAACCACGTGGATCAGAAGACCAGGGGCTTCCTTGGAGCTGAGTCCTGAGAGGCTGGCAGAAGCCATGGACTCTGGGCAG gACCTTCAGGTCTCCTGCCTCAACGCCGAGCAAAACCGGCATCTCCAGGCCTCTCTGGGCCGCTTGCACCGGGTAGTACAG CACGCCCGGGCCCAGCATGTGAGGCTCCTGGTGGATGCTGAGTACACCTTCCTGAACCCTGCGCTCTCTCTGCTGGTGGATGCCCTGGCCATGCGCTGGAACAGCCCCAGCGAAGGCGGGCCCTGGGTGTGGAACACTTACCAGGCCTATCTGCAG GACACACATGAGCGGCTGAGGCTGGCCGCCGAGGCCGCTGACAGGGCTGGCCTGGCCTTCGGAGTGAAGTTGGTACGAGGGGCATATCTGGACAAGGAGAGAGCGATGGCTCGGCACCAAGGGACAGAAGACCCCACTCAGCCGGACTATGAGGCTACCAATCGGAG CTACAGCCGCTGTCTGGAGCTGATGCTGACCCATGTGTCCCACCGTGGCCCCATGTGCCACCTCATGGTGGCTTCCCACAATGAGGAATCTGTCCGCCAGGCAACCAAGCG CATGTGGGAGCTGGGCATTCCTTTGGATGGGCCCGTCTGTTTTGGACAACTTCTTGGGATGTGTGACCACGTCTCCTTGGCATTAG GGCAGGCCGGCTATGCCGTGTATAAGTCCATCCCTTATGGTTCTCTGGAGGAGGTGATCCCCTACCTGATCCGGAGGGCCCAGGAGAACCGGAGTGTGCTGCATGGTGCCCGCAGGGAACAGAAGCTGCTCAGCCAAGAACTTCGGAGGAGGCTGCTGGGGCGGGGCCTGAGGGTTCCCCATTAG
- the PRODH2 gene encoding hydroxyproline dehydrogenase isoform X1, whose protein sequence is MMLRTCRALCSQAGPSTGGWQALNFDGGAFHLKGTGELTRALLVLRLCAWPPLVTHGLALQAWSQRLLGSRLSGAFLRASVYGQFVAGETAEEVRGCVRQLQALGLRPLLAVPTEEEPDSAVKTGEAWYEGNLSAMLRCVDLSRGLLETPGPTGNILMQLKVTALTSTRLCKELTTWIRRPGASLELSPERLAEAMDSGQDLQVSCLNAEQNRHLQASLGRLHRVVQHARAQHVRLLVDAEYTFLNPALSLLVDALAMRWNSPSEGGPWVWNTYQAYLQDTHERLRLAAEAADRAGLAFGVKLVRGAYLDKERAMARHQGTEDPTQPDYEATNRSYSRCLELMLTHVSHRGPMCHLMVASHNEESVRQATKRMWELGIPLDGPVCFGQLLGMCDHVSLALGQAGYAVYKSIPYGSLEEVIPYLIRRAQENRSVLHGARREQKLLSQELRRRLLGRGLRVPH, encoded by the exons ATGATGCTCCGGACCTGTCGTGCGCTCTGTTCCCAGGCTGGGCCCTCCACTGGAGGCTGGCAGGCCCTAAACTTTGATGGTGGGGCTTTTCACCTCAAGGGCACAGGAGAGCTGACACGGGCTTTGCTGGTGTTACGGCTGTGTGCCTGGCCCCCTCTGGTCACACATGGCCTGGCG CTCCAGGCCTGGTCTCAGCGGCTCCTGGGCTCCCGGCTCTCGGGCGCATTTCTCCGAGCATCTGTCTACGGGCAGTTTGTAGCTGGTGAGACAGCAGAGGAGGTGAGGGGCTGCGTCCGgcagctccaggccctgggcctcCGGCCCCTGCTGGCCGTGCCCACTGAGGAGGAGCCCGACTCAGCTGTCAAGACTGG CGAGGCCTGGTATGAGGGGAACCTCAGTGCTATGCTTCGGTGTGTGGACCTGTCACGAGGCCTCCTGGAGACCCCTGGCCCGACTGGGAACATCCTTATGCAGCTGAAGGTGACGGCGCTGACCAGCACTCGGCTCTGT AAGGAGCTAACCACGTGGATCAGAAGACCAGGGGCTTCCTTGGAGCTGAGTCCTGAGAGGCTGGCAGAAGCCATGGACTCTGGGCAG gACCTTCAGGTCTCCTGCCTCAACGCCGAGCAAAACCGGCATCTCCAGGCCTCTCTGGGCCGCTTGCACCGGGTAGTACAG CACGCCCGGGCCCAGCATGTGAGGCTCCTGGTGGATGCTGAGTACACCTTCCTGAACCCTGCGCTCTCTCTGCTGGTGGATGCCCTGGCCATGCGCTGGAACAGCCCCAGCGAAGGCGGGCCCTGGGTGTGGAACACTTACCAGGCCTATCTGCAG GACACACATGAGCGGCTGAGGCTGGCCGCCGAGGCCGCTGACAGGGCTGGCCTGGCCTTCGGAGTGAAGTTGGTACGAGGGGCATATCTGGACAAGGAGAGAGCGATGGCTCGGCACCAAGGGACAGAAGACCCCACTCAGCCGGACTATGAGGCTACCAATCGGAG CTACAGCCGCTGTCTGGAGCTGATGCTGACCCATGTGTCCCACCGTGGCCCCATGTGCCACCTCATGGTGGCTTCCCACAATGAGGAATCTGTCCGCCAGGCAACCAAGCG CATGTGGGAGCTGGGCATTCCTTTGGATGGGCCCGTCTGTTTTGGACAACTTCTTGGGATGTGTGACCACGTCTCCTTGGCATTAG GGCAGGCCGGCTATGCCGTGTATAAGTCCATCCCTTATGGTTCTCTGGAGGAGGTGATCCCCTACCTGATCCGGAGGGCCCAGGAGAACCGGAGTGTGCTGCATGGTGCCCGCAGGGAACAGAAGCTGCTCAGCCAAGAACTTCGGAGGAGGCTGCTGGGGCGGGGCCTGAGGGTTCCCCATTAG